In one Haloplanus salinus genomic region, the following are encoded:
- the rimI gene encoding ribosomal protein S18-alanine N-acetyltransferase, protein MTIRGVEKSDLGAIVRIERKSFGQPWPYSAFERFLDEPGFLVATRDDGVVGYVVGDVTPNFGRDIGHVKDLAVADAARRRGIGRSLLVQSLTVLAVEGAAVVKLEVRESNDPARTLYRDVGFEVARRVPRYYRDGEDALVMLLDVAEWSEAEP, encoded by the coding sequence GTGACGATTCGCGGCGTCGAGAAGTCGGATCTGGGTGCGATCGTCCGGATCGAACGGAAGTCGTTCGGTCAGCCGTGGCCGTACTCCGCGTTCGAACGCTTCCTCGACGAGCCTGGCTTCCTGGTCGCCACGCGCGACGACGGCGTGGTCGGCTACGTCGTCGGCGACGTGACGCCCAACTTCGGCCGCGACATCGGACACGTGAAGGACCTCGCCGTCGCCGACGCGGCCCGGCGGCGCGGCATCGGTCGTTCGCTGCTCGTCCAGTCGCTCACCGTCCTCGCCGTCGAGGGCGCGGCGGTGGTGAAACTGGAGGTGCGCGAGAGCAACGACCCCGCGCGGACGCTGTACCGCGACGTCGGGTTCGAGGTGGCCAGACGCGTCCCGCGATACTACCGCGACGGCGAGGACGCCCTCGTGATGCTGCTCGACGTAGCGGAGTGGTCGGAAGCCGAACCCTAA
- a CDS encoding DUF5810 domain-containing protein, protein MGHACPVCETPQRDAEHLANHLAFTAMLHGDAHEAWLDEHAPGWIEDGAAELAPVVVEYADEAEYDEVFEDTVPEGDGHGHAHEQGHAPTGAAFDAGDADGDTQRVLAEAREMTRAMLEDDDDTKS, encoded by the coding sequence ATGGGACACGCCTGCCCGGTCTGTGAAACGCCCCAGCGCGACGCGGAGCATCTCGCGAACCACCTCGCCTTCACCGCCATGCTCCACGGCGACGCCCACGAGGCGTGGCTGGACGAACACGCACCGGGGTGGATCGAGGACGGCGCCGCCGAACTCGCGCCGGTCGTCGTCGAGTACGCCGACGAGGCGGAGTACGACGAGGTGTTCGAGGACACGGTGCCCGAGGGTGACGGCCACGGGCACGCACACGAGCAGGGACACGCCCCGACGGGCGCCGCGTTCGACGCCGGTGACGCCGACGGCGACACTCAGCGCGTCCTCGCGGAGGCCCGCGAGATGACGCGGGCGATGCTGGAAGACGACGACGATACCAAGTCCTAA